A single region of the Eulemur rufifrons isolate Redbay chromosome 8, OSU_ERuf_1, whole genome shotgun sequence genome encodes:
- the VPS72 gene encoding vacuolar protein sorting-associated protein 72 homolog isoform X1: MSLAGGRAPRKTAGNRLSGLLEAEEEDEFYQTTYGGFTEESGDDEYQGDQSDTEDEVDSDFDIDEGDEPSSDGEAEEPRRKRRVVTKAYKEPLKSLRPRKVSTPAGSSQKAREEKALLPLELQDDGSDSRKSMRQSTAEHTRQTFLRVQERQGQSRRRKGPHCERPLTQEELLREAKITEELNLRSLETYERLEADKKKQVHKKRKCPGPIITYHSVTVPLVGELGPKEETVDIEGSLCFSLSFALRLDPAPTASALTPHAGTGPVIPPARCSRTFITFSDDATFEEWFPQGRPPKVPVREVCPVTHRPALYRDPVTDIPYATARAFKIIREAYKKYITAHGLPPTASALGPGPPPPDPLPGSGPRALRQKIVIK, encoded by the exons ATGAGTTTGGCTGGGGGCCGGGCCCCCCGGAAGACTGCTGGGAATCGGCTTTCTGGGCtcctggaggcagaggaggaagatgagttCTACCAGACGACTTATGGGGGTTTCACAGAG gaATCAGGAGATGATGAGTATCAAGGGGACCAGTCAGACACAGAAGATGAGGTGGACTCTGACTTCGACATCGATGAAGGGGACGAACCATCCAGCGATGGAGAAGCAGAAGAGCCAAGAAGGAAGCGCCGAGTAGTCACCAAAGCCTATAAG GAGCCTCTCAAGAGCTTGAGACCTCGAAAGGTCAGCACCCCAGCTGGTAGCTCTCAGAAGGCCCGAGAAGAGAAGGCACTGCTACCTCTAGAACTACAGGATGATGGCTCTGACA GTCGGAAGTCCATGCGTCAGTCTACAGCGGAGCATACACGACAGACATTCCTTCGGGTACAGGAGAGGCAAGGCCAGTCACGGCGGCGCAAGGGGCCCCACTGTGAGCGGCCACTGACCCAGGAGGAGCTGCTTAGGGAGGCCAAGATCACAGAAGAGCTCAACTTACGTTCACTGG AGACATATGAGCGGCTGGAGGCTGACAAAAAGAAGCAGGTTCATAAGAAGCGGAAGTGCCCTGGGCCCATAATCACCTATCATTCAGTGACAGTGCCACTTGTTGGGGAGCTGGGCCCCAAAGAAGAGACTGTTGATATAGAAGG ctctttgtgtttttctttgtcttttgcccTCAGACTTGATCCTGCTCCCACGGCTTCTGCATTGACTCCCCATGCCGGGACTGGGCCTGTCATCCCCCCTGCTCGCTGCTCACGTACCTTCATCACTTTTAGTGATGATGCAACATTTGAGGAATGGTTCCCCCAAGGGCGTCCCCCAAAGGTCCCTGTTCGGGAGGTCTGCCCAGTGACCCATCGTCCAGCCCTATACCGAGACCCTGTTACGGACATACCCTACGCAACTGCTCGAGCCTTCAAGATCATCCGTGAGGCCTACAAGAAGTACATTACTGCCCACGGACTCCCACCCACTGCTtcagccctgggccctggcccACCACCTCCTGAtcccctgcctggctctgggcccCGAGCCTTGCGCCAGAAAATTGTCATCAAATGA
- the VPS72 gene encoding vacuolar protein sorting-associated protein 72 homolog isoform X2: protein MSLAGGRAPRKTAGNRLSGLLEAEEEDEFYQTTYGGFTEESGDDEYQGDQSDTEDEVDSDFDIDEGDEPSSDGEAEEPRRKRRVVTKAYKEPLKSLRPRKVSTPAGSSQKAREEKALLPLELQDDGSDSRKSMRQSTAEHTRQTFLRVQERQGQSRRRKGPHCERPLTQEELLREAKITEELNLRSLETYERLEADKKKQVHKKRKCPGPIITYHSVTVPLVGELGPKEETVDIEGLDPAPTASALTPHAGTGPVIPPARCSRTFITFSDDATFEEWFPQGRPPKVPVREVCPVTHRPALYRDPVTDIPYATARAFKIIREAYKKYITAHGLPPTASALGPGPPPPDPLPGSGPRALRQKIVIK, encoded by the exons ATGAGTTTGGCTGGGGGCCGGGCCCCCCGGAAGACTGCTGGGAATCGGCTTTCTGGGCtcctggaggcagaggaggaagatgagttCTACCAGACGACTTATGGGGGTTTCACAGAG gaATCAGGAGATGATGAGTATCAAGGGGACCAGTCAGACACAGAAGATGAGGTGGACTCTGACTTCGACATCGATGAAGGGGACGAACCATCCAGCGATGGAGAAGCAGAAGAGCCAAGAAGGAAGCGCCGAGTAGTCACCAAAGCCTATAAG GAGCCTCTCAAGAGCTTGAGACCTCGAAAGGTCAGCACCCCAGCTGGTAGCTCTCAGAAGGCCCGAGAAGAGAAGGCACTGCTACCTCTAGAACTACAGGATGATGGCTCTGACA GTCGGAAGTCCATGCGTCAGTCTACAGCGGAGCATACACGACAGACATTCCTTCGGGTACAGGAGAGGCAAGGCCAGTCACGGCGGCGCAAGGGGCCCCACTGTGAGCGGCCACTGACCCAGGAGGAGCTGCTTAGGGAGGCCAAGATCACAGAAGAGCTCAACTTACGTTCACTGG AGACATATGAGCGGCTGGAGGCTGACAAAAAGAAGCAGGTTCATAAGAAGCGGAAGTGCCCTGGGCCCATAATCACCTATCATTCAGTGACAGTGCCACTTGTTGGGGAGCTGGGCCCCAAAGAAGAGACTGTTGATATAGAAGG ACTTGATCCTGCTCCCACGGCTTCTGCATTGACTCCCCATGCCGGGACTGGGCCTGTCATCCCCCCTGCTCGCTGCTCACGTACCTTCATCACTTTTAGTGATGATGCAACATTTGAGGAATGGTTCCCCCAAGGGCGTCCCCCAAAGGTCCCTGTTCGGGAGGTCTGCCCAGTGACCCATCGTCCAGCCCTATACCGAGACCCTGTTACGGACATACCCTACGCAACTGCTCGAGCCTTCAAGATCATCCGTGAGGCCTACAAGAAGTACATTACTGCCCACGGACTCCCACCCACTGCTtcagccctgggccctggcccACCACCTCCTGAtcccctgcctggctctgggcccCGAGCCTTGCGCCAGAAAATTGTCATCAAATGA
- the VPS72 gene encoding vacuolar protein sorting-associated protein 72 homolog isoform X3, whose translation MSLAGGRAPRKTAGNRLSGLLEAEEEDEFYQTTYGGFTEESGDDEYQGDQSDTEDEVDSDFDIDEGDEPSSDGEAEEPRRKRRVVTKAYKEPLKSLRPRKVSTPAGSSQKAREEKALLPLELQDDGSDSRKSMRQSTAEHTRQTFLRVQERQGQSRRRKGPHCERPLTQEELLREAKITEELNLRSLETYEASPKGPCSGGLPSDPSSSPIPRPCYGHTLRNCSSLQDHP comes from the exons ATGAGTTTGGCTGGGGGCCGGGCCCCCCGGAAGACTGCTGGGAATCGGCTTTCTGGGCtcctggaggcagaggaggaagatgagttCTACCAGACGACTTATGGGGGTTTCACAGAG gaATCAGGAGATGATGAGTATCAAGGGGACCAGTCAGACACAGAAGATGAGGTGGACTCTGACTTCGACATCGATGAAGGGGACGAACCATCCAGCGATGGAGAAGCAGAAGAGCCAAGAAGGAAGCGCCGAGTAGTCACCAAAGCCTATAAG GAGCCTCTCAAGAGCTTGAGACCTCGAAAGGTCAGCACCCCAGCTGGTAGCTCTCAGAAGGCCCGAGAAGAGAAGGCACTGCTACCTCTAGAACTACAGGATGATGGCTCTGACA GTCGGAAGTCCATGCGTCAGTCTACAGCGGAGCATACACGACAGACATTCCTTCGGGTACAGGAGAGGCAAGGCCAGTCACGGCGGCGCAAGGGGCCCCACTGTGAGCGGCCACTGACCCAGGAGGAGCTGCTTAGGGAGGCCAAGATCACAGAAGAGCTCAACTTACGTTCACTGG AGACATATGA GGCGTCCCCCAAAGGTCCCTGTTCGGGAGGTCTGCCCAGTGACCCATCGTCCAGCCCTATACCGAGACCCTGTTACGGACATACCCTACGCAACTGCTCGAGCCTTCAAGATCATCCGTGA
- the TMOD4 gene encoding tropomodulin-4: MSSYQKELEKYRDIDEDEILRTLSPEELEQLDCELQEMDPENMLLPAGLRQRDQTKKSPTGPLDREALLQYLEQQALEVKERDDLVPFTGEKKGKPYIQPKREIPAQEQITLEPELEEALAHATDAEMCDIAAILGMYTLMSNKQYYDAICSGEICNTEGISSVVQPDKYKPVPDEPPNPTNIEEILKKVRSNDKELEEVNLNNIQDIPIPMLSELCEAMKTNTYVRSFSLVATRSGDPIANAVADMLRENRSLQSLNIESNFISSTGLMAVLKAVRENATLTELRVDNQRQWPGDAVEMEMATVLEQCPSIVRFGYHFTQQGPRARAAQAMTRNNELRRQQKKR; encoded by the exons ATGTCATCGTATCAGAAGGAACTGGAGAAATACAGAGACATAGATGAAGATGAGATCCTAAGAACCTTGAGCCCCGAGGAGCTAGAGCAGCTGGACTGCGAGCTACAAGAGATGGACCCTGAG AACATGCTCCTGCCAGCTGGACTAAGACAACGTGACCAGACAAAGAAGAGCCCAACGGGGCCTCTGGACCGAGAGGCCCTTTTGCAGTACCTGGAGCAGCAGGCACTAGAAGTCAAAGAGCGTGATGACTTGGTGCCCTTCACAGGCGAGAAGAAGG GGAAACCCTACATTCAGCCCAAGAGGGAAATCCCAGCACAGGAGCAGATCACCCTGGAGCCTGAGCTGGAGGAGGCACTGGCGCATGCCACAGATGCTGAAATGTGTGATATTGCAG CAATTCTGGGCATGTACACACTGATGAGCAACAAGCAATACTATGATGCCATCTGCAGTGGAGAAATCTGCAACACCGAAGGCATTAGCA GTGTGGTACAGCCTGACAAGTATAAGCCAGTGCCGGATGAACCCCCAAATCCCACAAACATTGAGGAGATACTAAAGAAGGTTCGAAGCAATGACAAGGAGCTAGAGGAGGTGAACCTCAATAACATACAG GACATCCCAATACCCATGCTAAGTGAGCTGTGTGAGGCAATGAAGACGAATACCTACGTTCGGAGCTTCAGTCTGGTTGCCACAAGGAGTGGTGACCCCATCGCCAAT GCGGTGGCTGACATGTTGCGTGAGAATCGTAGCCTCCAGAGCCTGAACATTGAATCCAACTTCATTAGCAGCACAGGGCTTATGGCTGTGCTGAAGGCAGTTCGGGAAAATGCCACACTCACTGAGCTCCGTGTAGACAACCAG cgtCAGTGGCCTGGTGATGCAGTGGAGATGGAGATGGCCACCGTGCTAGAGCAGTGTCCCTCCATTGTCCGCTTTGGCTACCACTTTACACAGCAGGGGCCACGAGCTCGGGCAGCCCAAGCCATGACCCGGAACAATGAACTAC GTCGCCAGCAAAAGAAGAGATAA
- the SCNM1 gene encoding sodium channel modifier 1: protein MQQNFSFLRLAVVMSFKREGDDWSQLNVLKKRRVGDLLASYIPEDEALMLRDGRFACAICPHRPVLDTLAMLTAHRAGKKHLSSLQLFYGKKQQGKGMKQNPKQQNELRREETKAEAPLLTQTRLITQSALHRAPHYNSCCRRKYRSEAPGPSVSCLPPEVELQSGKISGEPEPGAGPQAKESATVSAPAPMSPTRRRALDHYLTLRSSGWIPDGRGRWVKDENVEFDSDEEEPPDLPLD, encoded by the exons ATGCAACAGAATTTCTCATTTCTGAGACTCGCAGTCGTGATGTCTTTCAAGAGGGAAGGAGACGATTGGAGTCAACTCAATGTGCTCAAA AAACGAAGAGTCGGGGACCTCCTGGCCAGTTACATCCCAGAGGATGAGGCGCTGATGCTACGGGATGGACG TTTTGCTTGTGCCATCTGTCCCCACCGACCTGTACTGGACACCCTGGCCATGCTGACTGCCCACCGTGCAGGCAAGAAACATCTGTCCA gCCTGCAGCTTTTCTATGGCAAGAAGCAGCAAGGAAAGGGAATGAAGCAAAATCCAAAACAGCAGAATGAATTGAGGAGGGAAGAGACTAAAGCTGAG GCTCCTCTGCTAACCCAGACTCGACTTATCACACAGAGTGCTCTGCACAGAGCTCCCCACTATAATAGTTGCTGCCGCCGGAAGTACAG ATCAGAAGCCCCTGGTCCCTCTGTCTCCTGTCTTCCCCCAGAGGTCGAACTCCAAAGTGGGAAGATCAGTGGGGAACCTGAGCCTGGGGCTGGCCCACAGGCCAAGGAGTCAGCTACTGTCTCAGCCCCAGCACCTATGAGCCCTACAAGAAGACGAGCCCTGGATCATTACCTCACCCTTCGAAG CTCTGGATGGATCCCAGATGGACGAGGTCGATGggtaaaagatgaaaatgttgAGTTTGACTCTGATGAGGAGGAACCCCCTGATCTCCCTTTGGACTAA
- the LYSMD1 gene encoding lysM and putative peptidoglycan-binding domain-containing protein 1 isoform X2 — translation MRRGPLRISEWKMEQIKRANRLYTNDSIFLKKTLYIPILTEPRDLFNGLDSEEEKDGEEEVRPSKDEVRPHSAERKKQETGSGRANGEVLPAPGQEPPTPIHDLSASDFLKKLDSQISLSKKAAAQKLKKEESGVPGEDAGHHLSSPRMQQRAVLGPVPLTRTSRTRTLRDQEDEIFKL, via the exons ATGCGGCGCGGGCCTTTGAGGATCTCTGAGTGGAAA ATGGAACAGATTAAGCGTGCAAACCGTCTTTATACTAATGACTCCATCTTCCTGAAGAAAACCCTCTACATCCCCATCCTGACAGAGCCCAGAGACTTGTTCAATGGTTTGGAttctgaggaagagaaagatggaGAGGAAGAGGTACGCCCAAGTAAGGATGAAGTTCGGCCACACTCAgctgagagaaagaaacaggagaCAGGTTCAGGACGTGCCAATGGTGAAGTCCTCCCTGCACCTGGCCAAGAACCCCCCACACCCATCCATGACCTCTCTGCCTCTGATTTCCTTAAGAAGCTTGACTCACAGATCAGCCTGTCAAAGAAGGCTGCTGCTCAGAAGCTGAAAAAAGAGGAAAGCGG GGTACCAGGGGAGGATGCaggtcaccacctgagctcccctCGGATGCAGCAACGAGCAGTCCTAGGTCCTGTGCCATTGACACGTACCTCTCGGACCCGGACACTACGGGACCAGGAGGATGAAATCTTCAAACTCTGA
- the LYSMD1 gene encoding lysM and putative peptidoglycan-binding domain-containing protein 1 isoform X1 — MTSPSRQPPLGGSGLLQGSRARSYGSLVQSACSPVRERRLEHQLEPGDTLAGLALKYGVTMEQIKRANRLYTNDSIFLKKTLYIPILTEPRDLFNGLDSEEEKDGEEEVRPSKDEVRPHSAERKKQETGSGRANGEVLPAPGQEPPTPIHDLSASDFLKKLDSQISLSKKAAAQKLKKEESGVPGEDAGHHLSSPRMQQRAVLGPVPLTRTSRTRTLRDQEDEIFKL; from the exons ATGACTTCTCCCTCTAGACAGCCCCCCCTCGGGGGATCAGGACTGCTTCAAGGGAGCCGGGCTCGTTCTTATGGAAGCCTGGTGCAATCGGCCTGCTCCCCAGTGAGGGAAAGACGCCTGGAGCATCAGTTGGAGCCCGGAGACACTCTGGCTGGACTAGCACTCAAATACGGGGTGACG ATGGAACAGATTAAGCGTGCAAACCGTCTTTATACTAATGACTCCATCTTCCTGAAGAAAACCCTCTACATCCCCATCCTGACAGAGCCCAGAGACTTGTTCAATGGTTTGGAttctgaggaagagaaagatggaGAGGAAGAGGTACGCCCAAGTAAGGATGAAGTTCGGCCACACTCAgctgagagaaagaaacaggagaCAGGTTCAGGACGTGCCAATGGTGAAGTCCTCCCTGCACCTGGCCAAGAACCCCCCACACCCATCCATGACCTCTCTGCCTCTGATTTCCTTAAGAAGCTTGACTCACAGATCAGCCTGTCAAAGAAGGCTGCTGCTCAGAAGCTGAAAAAAGAGGAAAGCGG GGTACCAGGGGAGGATGCaggtcaccacctgagctcccctCGGATGCAGCAACGAGCAGTCCTAGGTCCTGTGCCATTGACACGTACCTCTCGGACCCGGACACTACGGGACCAGGAGGATGAAATCTTCAAACTCTGA